A window from Pirellulales bacterium encodes these proteins:
- the nadB gene encoding L-aspartate oxidase, with protein MDLPLLSFPTPPRYVAPFHPKGVPHHFTDVLIIGGGLAGLRAAIEIDPSLSVLVVTKHSLMQSNSRYAQGGIAGVMDPEDQFENHIADTIRAGGALCDEAVVEMVVRDAPRRIGELVAWGTRFDEAAGSLALGREGGHSHDRIVHALGDATGQEVMRAVIERVKSLRHVATWPDTFTLDLLTHNGVCRGALVWHEHHGKTLVWAKQTILCTGGAGQIYRETTNPDVATGDGLALAYRAGCELRDMEFMQFHPTVLYIAGSSRNLISEAVRGEGAYLVDRTGHRFMPDYDERAELAPRDVVSQSIVAQMEKTRHPNVYLDLSHLDAEHVRARFPGIAAVCAEFNLDIATDRIPVRPGAHYMIGGATIDLAGRTTVPGLWAAGEVTSSGLHGANRLASNSLLEGLVYGAHAGAGASAAALTIADDFRALPIENRSVPEVGEPLDLADIRNSLRSLMWRNAGIRRDESGLREAYETVDYWCRYVLTRQFTQVEGWELQNMLTVARLMAAGALQRQESRGVHLRSDYPQPDNLHWRRHITFRRDASA; from the coding sequence ATGGACTTGCCCCTTCTTTCCTTTCCGACGCCCCCGCGTTACGTGGCCCCTTTTCATCCGAAGGGGGTGCCGCACCACTTCACGGACGTGCTGATCATCGGCGGCGGTCTGGCCGGCCTGCGCGCGGCGATCGAGATCGATCCCTCGCTCTCCGTGCTCGTCGTGACCAAGCACAGCCTGATGCAATCGAACAGTCGCTACGCGCAGGGGGGCATCGCGGGGGTCATGGATCCCGAGGATCAGTTCGAGAACCACATCGCCGATACGATTCGCGCCGGCGGGGCACTGTGCGACGAAGCGGTCGTCGAAATGGTCGTGCGCGATGCCCCGCGGCGCATCGGCGAGTTGGTCGCCTGGGGCACCAGGTTCGACGAAGCGGCCGGCTCGCTCGCGCTCGGGCGCGAAGGGGGGCACAGCCACGACCGCATCGTCCACGCGCTGGGCGATGCCACCGGACAGGAAGTCATGCGCGCGGTGATCGAACGCGTGAAGAGCCTGCGCCACGTGGCCACCTGGCCCGATACGTTCACGCTCGACTTGCTCACGCACAACGGCGTCTGCCGCGGCGCGCTCGTCTGGCACGAGCATCACGGCAAGACGCTCGTTTGGGCCAAGCAGACGATTCTCTGCACCGGCGGCGCCGGGCAAATCTATCGCGAAACCACCAATCCCGACGTCGCCACCGGCGACGGACTCGCGCTCGCCTATCGCGCGGGCTGCGAGCTGCGCGATATGGAATTCATGCAATTCCACCCCACGGTGCTCTACATCGCCGGCAGCAGCCGCAACCTGATCTCGGAGGCGGTCCGCGGCGAAGGGGCCTATCTGGTCGATCGCACCGGACATCGCTTCATGCCCGACTATGACGAGCGGGCCGAGCTCGCGCCGCGCGACGTGGTGAGCCAGTCGATCGTCGCGCAGATGGAAAAGACGCGCCATCCGAACGTCTATCTCGATCTGAGCCATCTCGACGCCGAACACGTGCGAGCGCGCTTCCCCGGCATCGCGGCGGTCTGCGCCGAGTTCAATCTCGACATTGCCACCGACCGCATTCCGGTGCGCCCCGGCGCGCACTACATGATCGGCGGCGCGACGATCGATCTCGCAGGTCGCACCACCGTGCCCGGCTTGTGGGCGGCGGGCGAGGTCACCTCGAGTGGCCTGCACGGGGCGAATCGACTCGCCTCGAACAGCCTGCTCGAAGGGCTCGTCTATGGCGCGCATGCGGGGGCGGGCGCGTCGGCGGCGGCACTCACTATTGCCGACGACTTTCGCGCCCTGCCGATCGAGAATCGGAGCGTGCCGGAGGTCGGCGAGCCGCTCGATCTGGCCGATATTCGCAATTCGCTGCGTAGCCTGATGTGGCGCAATGCCGGCATTCGCCGCGACGAGTCCGGCCTGCGCGAGGCATACGAGACGGTCGACTATTGGTGCCGTTACGTGCTGACGCGGCAGTTCACGCAAGTCGAGGGTTGGGAACTGCAGAACATGCTCACCGTGGCCCGGCTCATGGCCGCGGGCGCCCTCCAGCGGCAAGAAAGCCGGGGGGTGCATCTGCGGAGCGATTATCCCCAGCCGGACAATCTGCACTGGCGGCGGCACATCACGTTCCGCCGCGACGCCTCGGCATGA